The following is a genomic window from Bacillales bacterium.
AAAAAGGACGACGAACATTGGCAATTTTATTCGGAAGGAATAAAGCGATTCTGCTGCTTGCGGCCATGTTCGGGTTTTCCTACATGTGGATCACCGTTCTCATCTTGCTCGGACTCGCTTCTCCATGGCTGCTCGTCGTCCTGGCAAGCATTCCGAAAGCAGTGCAGGCGACTCGCTTGTTCAAAGGTCGCACGATTTCGGTGCAAATGATGCCGGCGATGAAAGCGACGGCACAAATGCATACATTGTTTGGGCTGCTTTTGACTCTCGGACTCGTCGTCGATCACTGGTTATAACCTTGCAAAAACGAACAACCGGCAGGAAGAATGTCATTCCTGCCGGTTATTTATTGTCAACCTGACGCTTTTCGCGGAATGTGCGGTTCCCGGGCGCCGACCGCTTGCTGGCCGATTCGGCCATGGAAGCGAACCACATCCTCACCGAGAGCTTTCAGTCGCCCGATCACATCCGGTGAAACGAGCGTCTTTTCCGATCTCGTGTCCGTCAACAATTTTTTTAAAAAAGCGCCGACTTCACAAACTCATGATCCGAGAAAAAACGAAAATGCGCCGAACAGGACAACGCTAATTCCAGCCGCGACGAGCGCCGGCTTCAGCTTCGAACGCGCATAAGCGACGACCGGCATGTCAAGAACGGTACACGTCGTCACCGTATTGTCACTTAAAGGGGAAGCGAAAGCGCCGAACGTCCCGCTCGCGAAGACGGCGCCGATGGCGAGCAAAATATTCGTGCCCGATTCAGCCGCCAACGTGACACCGAGCGGCATGAGCAGTCCCCACGTCCCCCAGGAAGATCCAATGAAATAGGAAATGACAACGCCGAGTGCAAACAACGACGGCGCAACGAACAAATCCGGAATCCAGCCTCGCACATGGCCGGAAATGTAATGAGAAAATCCGAGGTCTTCCGACACCGCGGTAAGCGCCCAGATGAGCGCGAGCATAACAATGACGCTCAGCAGCTCATTCCCGCCCTTAATAAAGTGAGTCGTAAGCTGTGCCACCGAGAACCGTTGGAAAATGAAAAAAATGAGCGCCGCAAGGACGGCAGCCAACAACGCCGTCAGCATGACGCCAAGCATGTCGCTTTTGATGAAAGCTTCGAAAAACCCTTTTGTTTTCCGATGCCCGTCCCACCAGCTTAAAAACAGCGTCAGCGAAAGAAAAACCGTGATCGGTAAAATTAAATTCCACGGCCGAATGGGCGTTTCTTTTTGATACGCTTTATGCGACGATGCCAAATCTTCTTGTTGGTCGGCATGCGGCGGTGTATCTTTTCTGCCCTGTTTTTTTAACTCTTCCCTTTCCTTGCGGTCAGCTTCCGTTGGCTGCTCATACATGCCCGTACACTCATTGTGAATGTCTGGACCAAATTCTTCCGAAGTTTCCGTCTCATAAGCCGGATTCATCGGCGAGGCTGCCCTTGCACGAGTGTTCGCAGACGGGGCTTGCTCCAACCGTTCCGAATCGGTCTCGTCGCCTTTTTTGAAGAAACTGTAGTAAATGCCAACCAAAATGATCACGAATGAAAAAAAATTGAACGGAATGCTCCTGACGTAGACAAGATAAGGCGTTCCGCCGATATTGGCCGCATCGAGCGCCTGTCCAATGACCGTTACCATGTAGCCGACGAATGCCGTCGCCACCGGTATGATCGCAATGACAGGATTGGCCGTAAATTCAATCGCGTAACCGATCTTCCGTTTGGAAAGGTTTAGGCGGTCTTTCATCGCCTTCATGATCGGGGCAACGGTAACGATGCGAAAATCCGGTTCACTGAACGTTCCGAGCGTAGACAGCCACGTGAGCA
Proteins encoded in this region:
- a CDS encoding Na+/H+ antiporter NhaC family protein — translated: MAGTWLCLIPFLVVIPISMLTKQVQPGLFVGLLVGSYLINPDWLGGLEQMIGYIADNIVVKNNIRIILFLYAFAGLIGMIKFTGGIKGFVHVVSKKVKTKKGAMLLTWLSTLGTFSEPDFRIVTVAPIMKAMKDRLNLSKRKIGYAIEFTANPVIAIIPVATAFVGYMVTVIGQALDAANIGGTPYLVYVRSIPFNFFSFVIILVGIYYSFFKKGDETDSERLEQAPSANTRARAASPMNPAYETETSEEFGPDIHNECTGMYEQPTEADRKEREELKKQGRKDTPPHADQQEDLASSHKAYQKETPIRPWNLILPITVFLSLTLFLSWWDGHRKTKGFFEAFIKSDMLGVMLTALLAAVLAALIFFIFQRFSVAQLTTHFIKGGNELLSVIVMLALIWALTAVSEDLGFSHYISGHVRGWIPDLFVAPSLFALGVVISYFIGSSWGTWGLLMPLGVTLAAESGTNILLAIGAVFASGTFGAFASPLSDNTVTTCTVLDMPVVAYARSKLKPALVAAGISVVLFGAFSFFLGS